The Nocardia sp. BMG111209 genome includes a window with the following:
- a CDS encoding tetratricopeptide repeat protein, producing MSGAVDLSALKQPAVTDVPRGHAVTEADFETQVLRRSLQVPVVVALYSQRSPGSVELVKLLERLVAEGDGSWDLATVEAEANMRIAQAFGVQGIPTVIAVAAGQPLADFQGAQPEPQVKQWLAAVVEAVRGRLEGAEGEAPEEVPEDPRFVAAEEALERGDIAGAEAAYEKILAEEPGNVEARSALRQVRFFDRAQGLPDDAIARADAAPTDIEAAFAAADMELFNQLPEEAFDRLIALIKRTAGDDRNLVRSRLVELFELFDTGEPVVVAARRRLASALY from the coding sequence ATGTCCGGTGCGGTGGATCTGTCTGCTCTGAAGCAGCCCGCCGTCACGGATGTCCCGCGCGGGCACGCGGTCACCGAGGCCGATTTCGAGACCCAGGTGCTGCGGCGCTCGCTGCAGGTGCCGGTGGTTGTCGCTCTGTACTCCCAGCGCAGTCCGGGCAGTGTGGAATTGGTGAAACTGCTCGAGCGGCTGGTCGCCGAGGGCGACGGCAGCTGGGATCTGGCCACGGTCGAGGCCGAGGCCAACATGCGGATCGCGCAGGCGTTCGGGGTGCAGGGCATTCCGACCGTGATCGCCGTGGCGGCCGGTCAGCCGCTCGCGGATTTCCAAGGCGCACAACCGGAACCGCAGGTGAAGCAGTGGCTGGCCGCGGTGGTCGAGGCTGTGCGTGGCCGGCTGGAGGGCGCCGAGGGCGAGGCGCCGGAGGAGGTCCCCGAGGATCCGCGTTTCGTGGCGGCGGAGGAGGCGCTCGAGCGCGGTGACATCGCCGGGGCCGAGGCCGCCTACGAGAAGATCCTGGCGGAGGAGCCCGGCAACGTCGAGGCCCGGTCCGCGCTGCGTCAGGTGCGGTTCTTCGACCGTGCCCAGGGCCTGCCCGACGATGCGATCGCGCGCGCCGACGCCGCTCCGACCGATATCGAGGCGGCGTTCGCCGCTGCCGACATGGAACTGTTCAACCAGCTGCCCGAGGAGGCCTTCGACCGCCTCATCGCGCTGATCAAGCGGACCGCGGGCGACGACCGCAACCTGGTGCGCTCGCGGCTGGTGGAGCTGTTCGAGCTGTTCGACACCGGTGAGCCCGTGGTGGTTGCCGCGCGCCGCCGGTTGGCCAGCGCGCTGTACTGA
- a CDS encoding DUF3817 domain-containing protein yields MGEFFDVRTAATRVRLFGTLEAVSWVLLLTGSVLKRLPDPITWPVMVFGMLHGIVFLIYLLSVLLAWREFEWPGRTVLLGLLSSVVPFTSIWFERWAIRSGQLGELSQAPAATPVQA; encoded by the coding sequence ATGGGCGAATTCTTCGATGTGCGCACCGCCGCGACGCGGGTGCGGTTGTTCGGCACGCTGGAAGCGGTCTCGTGGGTGCTGCTGCTGACCGGTTCGGTGCTGAAGCGGCTCCCGGATCCGATCACCTGGCCGGTGATGGTGTTCGGGATGCTGCACGGCATCGTGTTCCTGATCTATCTCCTCAGCGTTCTGCTCGCGTGGCGCGAGTTCGAATGGCCCGGCCGGACCGTGCTGCTGGGGCTGCTGTCGTCGGTGGTCCCGTTCACCTCGATCTGGTTCGAGCGCTGGGCCATCCGCAGCGGACAGTTGGGCGAATTGAGCCAAGCCCCAGCGGCTACCCCGGTACAGGCATGA